A single Anopheles arabiensis isolate DONGOLA chromosome 2, AaraD3, whole genome shotgun sequence DNA region contains:
- the LOC120893313 gene encoding uncharacterized protein K02A2.6-like, which translates to MRDLRYPLDELLKDGNQFLWTKQCEEAFNKFKRILTSDLLLTHYDPRAEIIVAADASSVGLGATLYDFHIEYIPTDKFGNADVLSRLIDKHAKPDSKYMIDDMSLRKLEVEKATCNDVLLRNVYRYVTDGWPRNVTFGKDLARFYSRNDALTTVGNCILFGERVVIPAALQTRCLKQLHQGHPGIQRMKAIASSFVYWPSLDDDITGCVATCDACQAAAKSPRMSAPAPWPKPSAPWQQVHIDYAGPIDGAYFLITVDAFTKWPEIVKTASITSHSTIILLRGIFARFGPPVTLVSDNGTQFTSEVFKEFCDANGIEHITTAPFHPQSNGQAERFVDTFKRALKKIRIEKASLEEALDLFLQTYRSTPNPMLDQRTPAEVMFNRATRTVHHLLRPSPSRESSANSGFPKWRPGDLVYAKTFRGNSWSWIAGEIIRSIGTVMYEVITTEQRRLRRHVNQLRRRTTVSRKQGERDEDNLPLQILLEEWGLPTEQSSTPLSEPSAPVPTSQPDVSASSPAAPVFREAAHPSLGVEDVNHQQARLPRRSSRSRRLPRRFSAYRLN; encoded by the exons ATGCGGGATTTGAGGTACCCCCTGGACGAGTTACTAAAGGACGGTAACCAGTTCCTCTGGACGAAGCAGTGCGAGGAGGCCTTCAACAAATTTAAACGTATTTTAACATCTGACCTGCTTTTAACTCACTATGACCCTAGAGCTGAAATCATCGTAGCCGCAGATGCCTCCTCCGTCGGACTGGGTGCAACA CTGTACGATTTCCACATCGAGTACATACCAACGGACAAATTCGGCAACGCAGACGTACTATCCCGGCTTATTGACAAGCATGCTAAGCCGGACTCAAAATATATGATCGATGATATGAGCTTGAGGAAGCT AGAAGTTGAAAAGGCTACATGCAACGATGTCTTACTTCGTAACGTATATCGGTACGTCACGGACGGTTGGCCAAGGAACGTCACATTCGGCAAGGATCTGGCACGCTTTTACAGCCGGAACGACGCCTTAACAACCGTTGGGAACTGCATTTTGTTCGGGGAGAGGGTAGTCATCCCCGCGGCTTTGCAGACGAGGTGCCTGAAGCAGCTCCACCAGGGACATCCAGGCATACAGCGGATGAAGGCGATAGCGAGCAGTTTCGTCTACTGGCCATCATTGGACGACGACATCACTGGCTGCGTCGCTACTTGCGATGCTTGCCAGGCCGCAGCAAAGTCTCCACGTATGTCTGCACCAGCACCCTGGCCAAAACCATCAGCTCCCTGGCAGCAAGTGCACATCGACTACGCCGGACCAATCGATGGTGCATACTTCTTGATCACAGTTGACGCCTTCACGAAGTGGCCCGAAATCGTGAAAACTGCAAGTATAACCTCACATTCCACAATCATTCTTTTGAGAGGAATATTTGCCAGATTCGGACCACCAGTCACACTGGTCAGCGACAACGGGACTCAGTTTACCAGTGAAGTCTTCAAGGAGTTCTGCGACGCTAACGGCATTGAACACATCACGACTGCACCGTTCCATCCCCAATCGAACGGCCAGGCCGAGCGGTTCGTGGATACCTTCAAGCGGGCCTTGAAGAAAATTCGAATCGAGAAGGCATCGCTTGAGGAGGCTTTGGATCTGTTCCTGCAAACATACCGTTCCACCCCGAATCCAATGTTGGACCAACGCACGCCTGCCGAAGTCATGTTCAACCGGGCGACGCGGACGGTTCATCATCTGCTGCGGCCCTCACCATCACGGGAGTCTTCAGCGAATAGCGGTTTCCCCAAATGGCGTCCTGGAGATTTGGTTTACGCCAAAACATTTCGCGGCAATTCATGGAGTTGGATTGCAGGGGAGATCATCCGCAGCATCGGCACCGTAATGTACGAAGTCATCACAACGGAGCAACGGAGGCTTCGGCGCCACGTGAATCAGCTCCGTCGTCGTACTACAGTCTCTAGGAAACAAGGAGAGCGGGATGAAGATAATCTGCCGCTACAGATCCTGTTAGAGGAGTGGGGTTTGCCCACGGAACAAAGCTCCACTCCCTTGTCCGAGCCATCAGCGCCTGTGCCCACATCGCAGCCGGATGTCTCAGCATCATCTCCGGCAGCCCCTGTGTTTCGGGAAGCAGCACATCCATCCTTGGGTGTCGAGGACGTCAACCACCAGCAGGCACGACTACCACGACGTTCTTCTAGGAGTAGAAGACTGCCTCGTAGGTTCAGCGCGTACCGGCTGAATTAA
- the LOC120895934 gene encoding uncharacterized protein K02A2.6-like yields the protein MIVGEKGEQVYAIQNGDRQNKPNFRAKESRPRWGNHDGRSGNDKPSNPCWLCGELHCLKDCPQATQKCRVCNKAGHRENRCRNRKGIRRGRNQFFSTNTVRMCSVQTNRKFVNVSINGTVILLQLDTASDITVIDETAWRKLGQPSLVKPSVNAKTASNEELKLLGEFSSTVSINNVTKPAIIRVAPGELLLLGADLVDLFELASVPMNTFCATISTHTHIPQNLQKSFSEVFNGTGLCTKAQIRLQLKENSRPVFRPKRPVAYAMQAVVDGELERLEKAKIITPVDYSDWAAPIVVVRKSNGNVRICGDYSTGLNDALQPHEYPLPLPDDIFAKLAHCQYFSKIDLSDAFSQVEIEECYRPLLTINTHRGLYHYNRLPPGIKIAPAGFNKSSTRCSPVCTIRQVTWTT from the coding sequence AGAACAAGCCGAATTTTCGCGCAAAGGAATCACGCCCGCGCTGGGGAAATCACGATGGCCGATCAGGAAACGATAAGCCGTCCAATCCTTGTTGGCTGTGCGGTGAACTGCATTGTTTAAAAGATTGTCCGCAAGCTACACAAAAGTGTCGAGTATGCAACAAGGCTGGTCATCGGGAAAATCGCTGTCGCAATCGAAAAGGTATTCGCCGGGgaagaaatcaatttttttctaCTAATACCGTTAGGATGTGCAGCGTACAAACAAACCGCAAATTCGTCAATGTATCCATCAATGGAACGGTCATACTCCTGCAGTTGGATACAGCGTCTGACATAACCGTCATAGACGAAACAGCATGGAGGAAATTAGGGCAACCATCATTGGTGAAGCCTTCAGTAAATGCGAAAACTGCCTCTAACGAAGAACTGAAGCTTTTGGGGGAATTTTCATCAACAGTTTCAATAAATAATGTCACAAAACCAGCGATCATTCGCGTGGCGCCGGGTGAGCTTCTTTTATTAGGAGCAGATCTAGTGGATCTTTTCGAGCTTGCATCAGTTCCTATGAATACGTTTTGTGCTACAATTTCTACTCACACGCATATCCCTCAGAATCTGCAGAAAAGTTTTTCGGAAGTTTTTAATGGCACGGGGCTCTGCACGAAAGCGCAAATCAGATTGCAGCTGAAAGAAAATAGTCGACCCGTTTTCCGTCCAAAACGGCCAGTTGCATATGCAATGCAGGCAGTAGTCGACGGTGAGCTCGAACGGCTAGAAAAAGCTAAAATAATAACGCCGGTTGATTACTCCGACTGGGCCGCTCCAATCGTCGTCGTTCGTAAGAGCAATGGTAACGTTCGAATATGTGGTGATTATTCGACCGGGCTAAACGATGCGTTGCAGCCTCACGAGTATCCCCTACCATTGCCAGACGATATTTTTGCGAAATTAGCCCACTGCCAATATTTCAGCAAAATAGATTTGTCGGACGCTTTTTCGCAAGTCGAGATCGAGGAGTGTTACAGACCTCTCTTGACGATAAACACGCATCGGGGACTTTACCATTATAACCGTTTGCCTCCCGGCATAAAAATCGCGCCCGCGGGTTTCAACAAATCATCGACACGATGCTCGCCGGTCTGCACGATACGTCAGGTTACATGGACGACGTAG